Below is a window of Malus domestica chromosome 13, GDT2T_hap1 DNA.
atgtgaacagtaactgccttaatgaacagtaactgtcttttgcatctccaccgtgcacttgaatagccctggcaataggtaataaaatattattaatttttttttttacaaaataatactaaataaatttatttgtaatttctgataagatattttaaatcgttctcgttgcgccacgtgtcatttacCCAAAACGACTATTATTAGTCATAGATTTAGATATGATTTctatccaatgtcatcgtgccacatGTCGTTATctttttcagaatctttgaggatagatttcgatcagattttaaatcgttctctttgcgccacgtgtcattataaaaaaagataattattggtgatggattttgataagatttttatccaatgtcgtcGTGcaacgtgtcgttatcttttcagaatcttttaggatagatttcgatcagatttttaacgaatgacggcatgccacgtggcactatCTACAATCTAATCATTTcagaatcctccatataatccatcATTCATCCTtttaaatctcacaccaattttctcaatatctctatcattattcatagtttctgcttctttcttcaccaaatcaaaatctgtatcattattcatagtttctacttacaatgtctttttcttcaagcatgatgtgggaaatcgatcaagaagaggaagattgtctacttacaatgtcttcttcttcaagcatgTCGTCTTCTTCTTTATGTTGTTTcggtatcctccaagctcgctaggcgatcgtcaggggtgctgccagattgtttgatgtagagtcgcttcgatccattatgatgacgtgcatcattcttcacaacatgattgtggaagatgagtacgattatgaagttgttgatgaatatgagccagacacgatgaacaattcaagaacacgtatatattgtgctcatgacgccaccgatgagcccgtgcaacatgagccattagaaagggatggacgttacaatgaaagggttattcaacgatatactgcattTCAAAGGCCAGACATGCACAATGCCCAGCAaaatgacttgatagagcaccagtgagCATTGAAATAAGCTGAAGataattaagttcatttagtgtgttttttattatttggtatgtttatgtaattttatttggtgtgttttattttagttcatttagtgagttttttattatttggtgtgtttatgtaattttatttggtgtgttttattttagttcatttcgtgagttttttatttggtgtgtttatgtcatttgaatAAAGACTCTCTtatagtataaatatattaccatattaaataaatttactctcactttaaataaagtactaaattcaataaattggaaacaacataaaatactcaattcaataaataataaattacaacccaaggtgattggaaaactatgggctccgattacagAAAGTACTatattcatcatcacttaaccaatttgtggtgttATGACAATCTCAtcttgctctcgcttctcttgcacgcctcctacaCACCACATCCTCTTTCTCCGActtcaaaaaatatttagaatttggagacttcccttataaaggcgtgttcataatctcacgatctcgttgagtcattctttcttctctaaccagttccctttcttgcctaagtagctctctttctctttgattAGCTTGAAATTCTCTCTTAACAATTGCAGCTTTTGCTtcctctctagccttatcagcctcaaatttcgCCATTTCCCACGTCAAAGTCAATTCACTATGGCAAGTAAGTTCTTCCATATAATTTGCATAATCATGGTTGGAAGCacttatttttctctttgaagccttcttatcTTGAGGCCTAATTAGATAACGGGTCAAACCCAACGCTTGTTCAGGGATAGGCGTTTCGGGTACTTcttctgcatcatcttcatGCGAGCCATTATCAGGTGTATAGTATAGCGGGGTGCTGTttatgacaacttctggaccgacatgcacaactctgaatttaggacaatctttgacaatattccaagattcccaccggttgaatgatttatttttggttttggcaccataccaagcttgtgcttgaattaGCTACACAATGggggagaagaaataattataatcaaactaggtaacaaataaataatacaaacaaataattataattataattaaagtaggtaacaaataaataatacaaacaaataattataattaaagtaggtaacaaataaatgatacaaacaaataattataatgtaaatttgggtatagtacaaacaaacaaataatatattgttatctGATCCGTGTAATTTTCCTCACTTCGaagattactactagcttgtgccaaggcgtctctccaaatagtaaacgattggctaagtaatttccaacaactagacatcgattctttggttctactcccacccattttcttaagataattggtatgaataaaactccacatttctcgcaactgcatctcattacccgtacgcgaactatgagtaacttcaacccagccagtacacaatgcaacatcttcaagagaCGTCCAATTCGTACttgcatcagtagtcattttgttgaaaaaaattggattgaaactttgagagaaagataggaatgtgattgaaagtagttgagaacatatgaaattgtggtgtaaggtagatgataatgagagggtatttatagaaaagtaaaaacatttttttttaattttcagttttttttttattttttacaatttttttatttttttattcaaataattaatctctgccattagatttaaaaaaattaaattccaacactccagattgtgccatgtgtcacaacggtaacttttcttaattttaaaactattttttcttttttttttaatttataaaatagattaatatcaaccgttgatctcagatcgaacggttgatattaaataagttttttatttatttttattaccgTTTCAAATCGGACGGCTCATATTAAAGagccgttgagatcgaacggaccgtgggaagtCACATGGCTTCCCAACGGTCACCTGCATTTCCTGGCGCGCGGGCCCTGTGCCCTGTAAACTTGTCGGCTGATGCGCCCCCACTCACGAGTGAAGGGCACGCGcctaacacaaaaaaaataaaaaaagcaccGACGCCAGGCCTGGCGTCAGGCTAACGTCACACACACCTCGGGCTGCAAGGCTGGCAATTCTCCACGAGCCTGGTCCTCGGGCTCCCACCTTCACTCGGACTGCCCAATGCTGGAGGCCTATCCACCGGCCCTCGAGCTCCCACCTTCACTCGGGCTGCCAATGCTGGAGGCCTATCCACcggccctcgggccctttccCTTCGCCTGTCCCCAGAGCAGGTAAAATGTCTATATTTGTGCGTCTGAATTTGGTGTCAGCTTGACGTGACCATGGGCACTAAGATTGGGTACCAAAGCTCGACTACCTTTTCCTCCCTTTCATATTATTTTATACCATTACCCGAATTTCCTAGAATTATTTGGTACCCCATCAATTTAGTGAGAAGGTGAAAGTgatggttttttttaattttaaggttTCATTCTTTTGCTGGCCTTGGCCGCATTCTTTTTGGTGGTAACTGGCAACCatcttttgagagagagagagagaggagcacAAGTGTATAAATGTGTATGGTCTTTCAAAAAGATGACAACAATGCTTCCTAATTAAAGTTAATTAAGACTTAAGAATCGGATTCATGTGAGcttatctatataaaaaaaatgaataacatATTATGCATTGATTCATGGCCGGCCCTGAGAATTTGAAAGCGAGCCTTTAAATTGGGGTTTTAGAGTTCTTTGATTTTCGACTCTTTATATGTTATGTATAAAAAAAGAGTTCGCTAAATGCATTAAAAAGTCTATTTCTACATCAAATGTTATTAacaattaatatcaaaagaaaaaaatataacaaacattacttaaatattacatGTCTTGTGTTTTAGATGCATATGTACTAATTAAGTTTACATAATCTGTCTTGTGACAAAGTTGATGCAAGATAAGATTTGATcaatttaattttgaaaaacttcttTTTGCAGAGGCAACTGTAACTTGTGTGGTTAACAAAATTCTATAAGCAAAGACTCAAATTTGTAAACTTCTTATTAGAACAAAcacaaaatttataatattaatttccatatatataacaaagtttGTAATAGTTCTATAAACAAATGCAAATATATTTCTTAATGCACACAACGAAGCTATTATCCAATCATCGATCTCTCATTATATACTATGTGAATTCTTCATAATATTCATAACTGAAAAAATCTTTCAGCTAAATCAGTTGCAACGAGTAAAATAAACTTCAATGTCACAAACAAGTACACCCCGTTTTCCACACACAATCCCATCTCTCTCATGAAGAATTATTTTTGCTAAGATTGTTGTGGGAGGTTGAACCACATTAGTTGAGACTTTtcaagattaatgacccaaacATCTAAAGTTTACAGTAGTTGATATATAAGATGCCCAAAGGAAGGCATGCAATAACACTATTGCTTACCTACCAAGACATAACATCAACATGGGTAGGAGGGATTGTGATAACATAACCAAGAACTTCTTCACAAACTGGTTCCCAGTGGAAAAAGTGGGGGAATAGGAGGACCACCTTCTCCGTTCCCATGCCTAATAAGCCTCATAAGTCCTAACTAATTTGCTTGGAGGTGGACCAaccctactctctctctctctagtggCCTTATCAACCACCTACCGCAAACCACTATGGTTTTTCACCTTATGGATTGGTTATCATTGGACCTTTTGGATTGGCTATCATTTGTGGGCCAGGGTTCGGCTCACACGTGAGAAAGGTCAGTGTAAGGTTACATATTTACCCTTGGTTACTTGCAACTGAAAGTTGAGCAATTCTTGTGCTTGTGGAGTTGGATCCGATAACTTGTACCTTGGTACATTGGTGGGGACACGATTTTGGTTCTAACTTCTGTAGGTACTTGATAATCTTAAATAGAATGTCTGCACATGACGTCTAATGACATTCAGTTTTTAGTTCGTGAAAAAAATCTTAAATTCGATTTACGCGAATGTAAAAATGATAATATATTGATAGTGACTTTCATATTAAATTGTGACTTCTAGTGAATGTCCAAATGATACAAGTTTGGTTTTTCTTGTCGAATGGTCAACTAGATAGAAAAGTAAACACAAAAGAATGCATTTTTGTTTACCATCTTCAATTAATGACAATAGTCACAATActcatcattttatttattatctttaaatgaaattttaaaaactatgATGTGAAAATATACAAATTTAAATGGTGAGCATTACCATCGTGCAATACAAAAAGGATAcaacatcataatagagatgtTGAAGAGAATCTGATTGAATTAACGAAACCACCATTCATTTGTCCCCACATGCCATTGCCATGTATAGGCAGAAGAAAAACCTAAATCCCAATACTACCCCTCACACAATTAGACATTTCTATTTCTAACACCAATTTTAGGCAATTTATACACAAAATTTCacaacttataaaaaaaaaaacaaaaacagagcATAAAACAATGAAACAATTCTCTCCCCTCCTGTCTCACTCATCGGTGTCACCTCTGCAGTTGTTgatctgctctctctctctctcccctctctttcTATACATTCTCACTACTCTGCAGTTGTTgatctgctctctctctctctctctctctctctctatacatTCTCACCAACCTACTCCAAATtccaaaaccataaccaaaatCTGACTCAGAAATGGAGGGTTCTTTCCGAGGCAGTCTCTGGGGCAGTGTGGTGGAGCTGACCAAAGGGGCACAGCAAAAGGGTAGTGATCCTCAGCTCTGGGTCATACAGTTGTCCTCCAACTTGAACTCCATGGGAGTTTCTTTGCCCTCGGTGGAGCTCGCCAACGTGTTGGTTTCTCACATTTGCTGGGAAAACAACGTGCCCATCGCGTGGAAGTTTCTGGAGAAGGCTCTGATGTTGAAGATTGTGCCCCCCATGCTTGTTCTTGCTCTGCTTTCACAAAGGTTTGTGCTTTTGCTCTCAGATTTTCTGTTTGAAGATTTTTGGTTTCTGCGTTTTAGCTTTTTTGGGTGGGTTCggatttttgtaattattttttgataaacGATAAAGATAATCTACACTAAATTCATCTTTACGGAAGGAGAATTCGAACCTTGGATTCACGGTGGGAAGCGCTCTGCCCTAGCCAACTTGACTATAAGTCGAGGTCTGCGgtttttttggattttaaatGAGGTTCTTTTTGAGACATTTTTCAGTTGGGATCAGATTAAGGGTGTGAAATAGTTTAAAGGTTTCATCTTTTGTTTTGCCCTCCTGCTGTTTGATTCATTGCTATCTGTGTTTTAATGGGTTTTCTGTGTTTAATGCTTTGTTTTCTGTACtgttttgtttggttgcttATAAAATGGAGTAATACCAGAATCTTAAATATGTTGGTGTTGTTTAGGACAAGGAGGATATGTTTGGTGAATTGTAGCATATTCTTGTGTTTCGGTTGACTAGGAGGAGAAATTAATGTGTTGCACAAATACTCCTCTTTATTTTCTggacattttttaaatttcagacTTTTCTTTAGCATTCCCCCGCATTTCAAATCATGGAATGGGTTCACATGTTTGTCCTTGTACTTTATGTTTTTCTTATAAAAGTTGATTCTTCTATAATTTCCATCTCGGTTTTCCCTGTCTCGATTATTCAGTACGATCAATGTTGTTAGGCATTCTTTCTAATGTTTCCTAGAAGCCAAAAAGAAGGGATAATGAGTGAGCCAAGTTATTGTGATGACATTAGTAGGGTGGAGTTTTCATTCCTTAGATGCGTTAAATATACTTTTGGCGTCTTTATTCCTATATTTCTTTCAACCGAGCAAAGAGTGGCTAGACATGTGATCATCTTAATTTAATCTTCATTTGCTTGCGAACTCAATTAAATTCATGGATCAACAATGTGTTACATTGATGAGTGAGTGTGGCATTGATTATTACGTATTtgcaaaaatatttattttgaagtATCAAGTGGCATGCTGATTACTGATCTTAGGTTGCCTTGCTTGCCACTGATGTGCTGGTACAGGATTTGGATAGTTGGGTTCTGTTTGTTTCTTTCTCCAGATCTAATTATGTTCACTTTTTCTTAAGTTGCCGTTGCATGGTTTCACTTGTGAGAAACTGCTTGCTCCCTTGTGTTGTAGGAAAGTGGAAACTCTCATAATGGTCGTATTGTTGTCTATCATTCTTTCTACAGGGTCATTCCAAGTCGACGTTCCCAGCCAGTGGCATATAGACTCTACATGGAACTCCTTAAGAGACACATTTTTACCCTTAAATCTCAGATAAACGGGCCAAATTATCAAATGTAAGCTATCTTTAGTGCAGAATATTGTTTGCTTACATTGTGCTGACAATGGTGCTTACATTGTATCTGGAATTTGTACCTATATTCTTCATACAGAATCATGAAATCTATAGAATCTGTTCTTCATCTTTCCTGGAATTTTGGTTTTCCAGCAAGTGACCCTGGGATTCTTGTggttgagtttttattttcaattgtaTGGCAATTGGTTGATGCATCATTAGATGATGAAGGATTTCTGAACTGTACACTCGAAAAGAAGTCCAAATGGGCAATTGAACCTCAAGAAATGGAGATAGATTGTGAGGGTAGTTATTATGCGAAGAGGAGTGAACACAATGAGATACTGCTGGAAGCAAATACTGTCATGGCCATTGAGATAATTGGGCAATTTCTTCAAAATAATGCAACATCAAGAATTCTTGACTTGGCTCACCGAAACTTGTAAGTTCTTGTTCCCTTTATCAATTGCATCTATATTTCGTCCTAGTTCCCTTTATTTTGTACgactttaatatttaattttctcaAGCATTGGATGGCCTTAGTACTCAAATTATATCCGTATGAATTTTTTTGAATGTTCTTTCAACAGATTTCCTTCTATTTACGTTGGAAATTCGTTGTAtgcattgtgtttttttttttttcatttcatttgcCACCAAGTCTGAAAATTAAAGACTAACTATTCCTTTCACCAGTACCTTGGTCAGTTTCCTTCTTGATCTTTGCCTTCACTGCAAGAGATTGCTTAACATGCCGACCTACATTTTCAGGCCTGTACATTGGACAAGTTTTACTCAACGATTACAGATGCTTGCATCAAACTCATTAGCATTAAGAAATTCGAAAACTCTTACAGCAGAGGCTCTTATAAACTTGACTTCAGATGGTCGCATGGTCTTGCCTCGAGAATGTAAAACAACTTCTTTGCTGAAGTATCATGCAGTGATGGCTTATAGATCTCTCACTTCTGCTGGTCTGTGTCACGGGGCTAGTCGTTCTGCTTTGTGGCTTCCTCTTGATCTTGTATTAGAAGATGCCATGGATGGATATCAAGTTGACGCAACAAGTGCTGTTGAAGTAATTACTGGTAAACACAAATTTTatcccttgttcttaaagtagtATTAAATTACTATTTGTTCTTATGAAACCAGTTCTGTGAGAATGAAAAAgcaaggttttgttttgtaggtttggTTAAAACCCTTCGAGCAATAAATAGCACAAGCTGGCATGATACCTTTTTAGGCCTTTGGATAGCAGCTCTTCGTCTTGTACAGAGGGTTCGTTCTGTTttgaataacttaaaaatttgtCCTCTTCTGTCTGAATGGTTAGCATGTTTCCTGAACAGAATCTTAATACTCCCTATAAACATCCTACTAGCCATATTTCATATAAGTTTAACATGACCGCACCCATATGTCATGGAAGTTTAAGCAACTTAATTTCGGTACTTCTGTCAACTTTGATTGGTGAGTGGCaaaatttcttacaaagttctaAAACTTTATGAGTTAGACAATCGTGCCGGTTGATTGTCTATTTGGTAACCCCGAGTGCATCAAAGTTGTTGCTCAATGATATAATTTGTTGATTTATTGTAACTGAAAGGAAAAAATTGTTGTATTTTATCCTTGGTCCTAAAAGCTTAAGTTGTTTACTCTCTTAATACGTGAGTCACGACTATATTTATATTCAAAACTTCTCTCACATGCGGGTCACATTTCATCGTTAGAAAGTCCAACCTATGAAATTTAACATAAATTGGGAGATTCCAGTTGTAGGGATTTTAACACAGAATCTTCTGCAGCTCTGCTATAACACCATTAGAAATGCATTGGTTTCCCATATCTTGAAAAACTTAAGCTCTTACTGTTATGATGCATGCCATCGATAATGTTTTGGTATAAGAGTTGGCACCAGATTTACttactttttaaatatattagttATGCCTTCttttttatgtttcttttaTTCCGTGTAGGAAAGGTATCCCATAGAGGGGCCTGTGCCTCGCCTCGACACCCGCTTATGCATGCTATTGAGTATCACAACACTTGTGGTTGCTGATctgattgaggaggaggaaaTTGCACCAACCAACAAAAATGAATGTGGCTCAATCAATCGCTGGAAAGAAAAAGAGGTTCTAGGACAGCGCCGCAATGATTTAGTCTCCAGCCTACAGACACTGGGTGATTATCAGGGTTTGCTGACTCCGCCGCAGTCTGTTGTTTCAGCTGCCAATCAGGCTGCTGCAAAAGCAATACTGATCCTTTCAGGTGTCAGTGCTGGGAGCAGATACTTTGAGTGCATCAGTATGAAAGACATGCCTATCAACTTCTGTGAGTAATATGAACATGCCTATCAACTTCTGTGAGTAATATGAACATGCCTGTCAGCTTCTGTGAGTAATATGATCTAGCTCTAATTCAATGTCAATGAGTTGCTTCAACATGAAAGAAGAGTTAGAAGTGGcacaaatttgaaataaatggaTGTTTGGAGCATGGCGATTCAGTTCACTAAAATAATATACTTGTTCATTTTTCAAATGTCTACTGTTCAACATAAAAACCCTTAGAACTGTGTCGCACATTGCTGTCCATGGTTATTGCGATCTTGTATTATTTTCCTTGTCgagtttttctttattctttcagCCTTATTTTATTCTCCTATGTTCTTCCTGTTTCGAGGTTTTAGTATAGTTCTTTTTGGTTTGTCTATAATGGTCAGTGCCATAAGCAACTTCAAGGTTGATACTGTGTATTGTTTTCTGGAGTCAAATGTATACCGGTTAATGTTAGGCATTCTAATCTTAggtttatgtatttgtttacagCTGGAAACATGCGTCATTTGATAGTTGAGGCCTGTATTGCTAGAAGTCTACTGGATACCTCTGCATATTCCTGGCCAGGTTATGTTAATGGGCGCATCAACCAGTTACCtcagggcgtgccaactcaaGGGCTTGATTGGTCATCATTTATGTTGGGGGCTATGCTTACTCCAGCAATGGCTAATTCTTTGGTTTCCAGTCCTGCTTCAAGGTATACTAACATTTAACCTCTTAATTATGTTACATTTAGTAATTCATGTTGTAATTAAATTAGTTCCTTGCTGCTTTTCTGGCTTGAAACCGCTGTTCCTATACTACATGTGTCAAATATAAGTGGATAGGTAGTTTTTTCTCCCTGGTAACTATGGATTCCTTAAATCGGATTACCACTTTCTGAAGGCCCATCAATAGGTGATTTCTAAGTTTTCGGTTTTTGAGTTCATGCATAAATGCACTACTTAGGATGGAGGTTTTACACGGGTTTACATTTGGTTCACAGGAGTTTTAAGAATCTAATAATCTAATCGATGTCGTACATGGATACCTTTGGCCACTAGCGTTATGATTCCAATGTCCAAGTGGCGGGGTAGTGTGCAAAATATTAAAGGGGAACTCTGTATAGATAGATGACCTTTTATATTACCTTTTTAAGCTTCTTTGATGATGGCCTGGTCTTCAGTTACTCCTTTTTCTTTCCTGAAGCCAGGTATATCAGATGCTCTTTTTTGTAAATTTATCCAAAGGTAAAGCTACTGAATTAAGCTCATGGATTTGATGGAAGCTTAGCAGAACTCGAGAAAGTATTTGAGGTTGCAGTCAATGGATCCAACGGCGAGAAGATTTCTGCTGCTACCGTTTTGTGTGGCGCCTCACTAATTAGAGGATGGAATATACAGGTGAAGAAAACAATTTTGTTAAGACTTGATACATATTCTGATTTCTTTGCCCACAATAGCACAATGCAGTTACTTTTTTGCACTTGCCTGTTTGAATACTAAAAGTTCTTGTCATTTTCTACCAATCACTTGGCTTTCTAATTAACTTATGGTTCACCTGTTATGCAGGAACATACTGCTCATTTTATCATTAGATTACTGTCCCCTCCGGTTCCGGCTGACTATTCTGGGGATGACAGCCATTTAATAGGTTATGCACCGATGCTGAATGTCCTCATTGTTGGAATAGCATCTGTAGACTGCGTTCAGATTTTCTCTTTACATGGCTTGGTATGTATATGTTTTACTTAACTAAATGTGACGGATACAGTATAATCTTGTTAGGGTTTGTCACATCTTAGATTCAGTGATTGAACACACCCTTTACTTACAGCTAATTAGTTACAAGAGCCTCATAAACTACTGTCATTTAATTTTCTTACCAGGTCCCACAACTAGCATGTTCATTGATGCCTATTTGTGAGGTGTTCGGTTCATGTGTTCCCAATGTCTCCTGGACTCTATCAACAGGAGAACAAATCTCTGCTCATGCTGTGTTTTCGAATGCATTTACTCTCCTTTTGAAGCTGTGGAGGTTTAATCATCCTCCTCTTGAGCATGGGGTGGGAGATGTACCCACGGTTGCATCCCGACTTACACCTGAGTACCTCCTATCTGTAAGAAACTCTTACCTAGTATCTTCTGGAAGTCCTCACCAGGATCGAAATAAGAGGAGACTCTCTGCTGTTGCAAGTTCATCA
It encodes the following:
- the LOC103453060 gene encoding mediator of RNA polymerase II transcription subunit 33A-like isoform X1, producing the protein MEGSFRGSLWGSVVELTKGAQQKGSDPQLWVIQLSSNLNSMGVSLPSVELANVLVSHICWENNVPIAWKFLEKALMLKIVPPMLVLALLSQRVIPSRRSQPVAYRLYMELLKRHIFTLKSQINGPNYQIIMKSIESVLHLSWNFGFPASDPGILVVEFLFSIVWQLVDASLDDEGFLNCTLEKKSKWAIEPQEMEIDCEGSYYAKRSEHNEILLEANTVMAIEIIGQFLQNNATSRILDLAHRNLPVHWTSFTQRLQMLASNSLALRNSKTLTAEALINLTSDGRMVLPRECKTTSLLKYHAVMAYRSLTSAGLCHGASRSALWLPLDLVLEDAMDGYQVDATSAVEVITGLVKTLRAINSTSWHDTFLGLWIAALRLVQRERYPIEGPVPRLDTRLCMLLSITTLVVADLIEEEEIAPTNKNECGSINRWKEKEVLGQRRNDLVSSLQTLGDYQGLLTPPQSVVSAANQAAAKAILILSGVSAGSRYFECISMKDMPINFSGNMRHLIVEACIARSLLDTSAYSWPGYVNGRINQLPQGVPTQGLDWSSFMLGAMLTPAMANSLVSSPASSLAELEKVFEVAVNGSNGEKISAATVLCGASLIRGWNIQEHTAHFIIRLLSPPVPADYSGDDSHLIGYAPMLNVLIVGIASVDCVQIFSLHGLVPQLACSLMPICEVFGSCVPNVSWTLSTGEQISAHAVFSNAFTLLLKLWRFNHPPLEHGVGDVPTVASRLTPEYLLSVRNSYLVSSGSPHQDRNKRRLSAVASSSSPEPVFVDSFPKLKVWYRQHQACIASTLSGLVHGTPVHQIVDGLLNMMFTKINRGSQSISSVNSPSSSSSGPGNEDNSLRPKLPAWDILEAIPFVVDAALTACAHGKLSPRELATGLKDLADFLPASLATIVSYFSAEVTRGIWKPVFMNGTDWPSPAVNLSYVEEQIKKILAATGVHVPSLAAGGSSPATLPMPLAAFVSLTITYKIDRASERFLSLAGPTLECLAAGCPWPCMPIVASLWTQKAKRWSDFLVFSASRTVFLQNSDSMVQLLKSCFTATLGLNATPISSNGGVGALLGHGFGSHFCGGISPVAPGILYLRVYRSITDIVFMTEEIVTILMHSVREIACSARPKERLEKSKTTRNPMRYQQVSLDGAMSKVKQAASLGASLVWLTGGLCLVQSLITETLPSWFISTHGSEQEQGSEGMVPMLCGYALAYFAVLCGAFAWGIDSSSSASKRRPKILHIHMEFLASALDGKISLGCDSATWRAYVSGFVTLMVGCTPHWVLEVDVDVLKRLSNGLRQWNEEELALALLGIGGVGTMGAAAELIVENEM
- the LOC103453060 gene encoding mediator of RNA polymerase II transcription subunit 33A-like isoform X2, which encodes MEIDCEGSYYAKRSEHNEILLEANTVMAIEIIGQFLQNNATSRILDLAHRNLPVHWTSFTQRLQMLASNSLALRNSKTLTAEALINLTSDGRMVLPRECKTTSLLKYHAVMAYRSLTSAGLCHGASRSALWLPLDLVLEDAMDGYQVDATSAVEVITGLVKTLRAINSTSWHDTFLGLWIAALRLVQRERYPIEGPVPRLDTRLCMLLSITTLVVADLIEEEEIAPTNKNECGSINRWKEKEVLGQRRNDLVSSLQTLGDYQGLLTPPQSVVSAANQAAAKAILILSGVSAGSRYFECISMKDMPINFSGNMRHLIVEACIARSLLDTSAYSWPGYVNGRINQLPQGVPTQGLDWSSFMLGAMLTPAMANSLVSSPASSLAELEKVFEVAVNGSNGEKISAATVLCGASLIRGWNIQEHTAHFIIRLLSPPVPADYSGDDSHLIGYAPMLNVLIVGIASVDCVQIFSLHGLVPQLACSLMPICEVFGSCVPNVSWTLSTGEQISAHAVFSNAFTLLLKLWRFNHPPLEHGVGDVPTVASRLTPEYLLSVRNSYLVSSGSPHQDRNKRRLSAVASSSSPEPVFVDSFPKLKVWYRQHQACIASTLSGLVHGTPVHQIVDGLLNMMFTKINRGSQSISSVNSPSSSSSGPGNEDNSLRPKLPAWDILEAIPFVVDAALTACAHGKLSPRELATGLKDLADFLPASLATIVSYFSAEVTRGIWKPVFMNGTDWPSPAVNLSYVEEQIKKILAATGVHVPSLAAGGSSPATLPMPLAAFVSLTITYKIDRASERFLSLAGPTLECLAAGCPWPCMPIVASLWTQKAKRWSDFLVFSASRTVFLQNSDSMVQLLKSCFTATLGLNATPISSNGGVGALLGHGFGSHFCGGISPVAPGILYLRVYRSITDIVFMTEEIVTILMHSVREIACSARPKERLEKSKTTRNPMRYQQVSLDGAMSKVKQAASLGASLVWLTGGLCLVQSLITETLPSWFISTHGSEQEQGSEGMVPMLCGYALAYFAVLCGAFAWGIDSSSSASKRRPKILHIHMEFLASALDGKISLGCDSATWRAYVSGFVTLMVGCTPHWVLEVDVDVLKRLSNGLRQWNEEELALALLGIGGVGTMGAAAELIVENEM